The Coffea arabica cultivar ET-39 chromosome 8e, Coffea Arabica ET-39 HiFi, whole genome shotgun sequence genome window below encodes:
- the LOC113705363 gene encoding uncharacterized protein At2g39795, mitochondrial, protein MVGFLHTCSWRKVPLLSLFRQYQSCYFRQQILVLPCNTTITTTTTGTGSIRNFTTDKPKLGMLLVRSANLQRYCHSSGGNKIETPAAAATNSPPPFESNILRLLAAHIHHRSLYHPPHQPVTEYNGFTVEDRPGEQWITLRGKSTEDEHIKIEATMFDGSVCSPPSAAECSGEDVRLHISLLVDIWKGDGNELLELVCSAWPDSLEIQKVYIFRRDNSPIGPYMGPNVRGLKLALASGLYEFLRTRGVNDDLSLFLHEYMMNKDKGELINWLGKVKKFFET, encoded by the exons ATGGTTGGATTTCTCCATACTTGTTCTTGGCGAAAAGTACCGCTGCTATCGCTGTTTCGCCAGTACCAGAGTTGCTACTTCCGGCAGCAAATTTTAGTATTACCATGTAATACTACTATTACCACCACTACTACTGGGACTGGGAGCATTAGGAATTTTACCACTGACAAACCCAAGTTAGGAATGTTACTAGTGAGATCAGCTAATCTGCAAAGGTATTGCCACAGCAGCGGCGGGAATAAGATTGAGACTCCAGCGGCAGCCGCTACAAATTCTCCGCCTCCATTCGAATCCAATATCCTCAGACTTCTAGCCGCTCACATCCACCACCGCTCCCTATATCACCCGCCGCACCAG CCTGTTACAGAATACAATGGCTTTACAGTAGAAGATCGACCTGGTGAGCAGTGGATCACCTTGAGAGGCAAATCTACTGAGGATGAGCACATTAAAATTGAAGCTACAATGTTTGACGGCTCAGTTTGCTCCCCACCGTCTGCTGCTGAATGCAGCGGGGAAGATGTGCGTCTTCATATTAGCTTGCTGGTTGACATATGGAAGGGGGATGGAAATGAGTTGTTGGAGTTGGTATGCTCAGCCTGGCCAGACTCCTTAGAAATTCAGAAAGTGTACATATTCAGACGTGACAATTCACCAATTGGGCCTTATATGGGACCTAATGTCAG GGGTTTGAAACTTGCACTGGCGAGTGGACTTTATGAGTTTCTGAGGACAAGGGGAGTAAATGATGACCTTTCCTTATTTTTGCACGAGTACATGATGAACAAGGATAAGGGTGAGCTCATTAATTGGCTTGGAAAAGTTAAAAAGTTCTTCGAAACATAG